In Paenibacillus algicola, a genomic segment contains:
- the priA gene encoding primosomal protein N' has protein sequence MEVAKVIVDVPSKDTDRPFDYLIPKRLSPWVDVGSRVGVPFGNRTLQGFVVSLHLRSEVETSRIKEIGEVLDFSPPLSRELVELSVWMKERYACRQITVLQSMLPTALKGKAERYVALADPGESSVQEQHQHGVLFAAAPQTEGEQRMLDFVKQRGEVSLEQLNRAFPEDSASLKALLAQGLLREYQQIKDKLQKKTMKAVSLSIGLAEARQALESFSSKAQRQKEVLSYVVDMEAFLPLSLQEVLTAVGVTAGTVKALADKGFINIQDMEVQRDPYKGRSFKPTEPLTLTAEQEHVYSRIVRKLESRDHGVFLLHGVTGSGKTEIYLQTIQRCLEQERQAIVLVPEISLTPQMVERFKGRFGDRVAVMHSRLSQGERYDEWRKINEGHASVVVGARSAVFAPFQSLGLIIMDEEHETSYKQEETPKYHARDVAIRRASQAGAAVILGSATPSLESYFAARSKSQEDFEPELLEMPTRALGNRLPEVRIVDMREELKDGNRSMFSRSLHEALAARLERQEQSVLLLNRRGYSTFVMCRSCGYVAQCGECDISLTYHQKANNLRCHYCGYAAPAPEVCPDCGSEHIRYFGTGTQRVEEELAKLFPGIRVIRMDVDTTTEKGSHEKLLKQFREKKGDVLLGTQMVAKGLDFPDVTLVGVITADSALNLPDFRAAEKTFQLLTQVAGRAGRHHLPGEVFIQSYTPDHYSIIHASGHDYLSFVKDELKHRKALHYPPYCRLILVTLSHEQLTVLVRAAENYAGDLKNKADRRGWFGSLDRFSAEALDVLGPVASPIPRLKNRYRFQCMIKWRGNMDAVSLVRQVAEELQEAARDQTLQISIDVDPQMLM, from the coding sequence ATGGAAGTAGCCAAGGTGATTGTTGATGTGCCGTCCAAGGATACAGACCGGCCCTTTGACTATTTGATCCCCAAGCGGCTGAGCCCTTGGGTGGATGTTGGCAGCCGGGTCGGGGTGCCGTTTGGCAATCGGACGCTTCAAGGGTTCGTGGTCTCGCTGCATCTGAGATCGGAGGTGGAGACGTCCCGGATCAAGGAGATTGGGGAGGTGCTCGACTTCTCCCCTCCATTGTCCCGGGAGCTCGTGGAGCTGAGTGTGTGGATGAAGGAGCGCTATGCCTGCAGGCAGATTACCGTTCTGCAATCCATGCTGCCGACGGCCCTGAAAGGAAAGGCGGAGCGGTATGTAGCTCTCGCCGATCCCGGTGAGAGCTCGGTGCAGGAGCAGCATCAGCATGGCGTGCTATTCGCAGCGGCTCCGCAGACGGAAGGGGAGCAGCGTATGCTGGATTTCGTCAAGCAGCGGGGTGAGGTGTCGCTGGAGCAGCTGAACCGTGCTTTTCCCGAGGATTCGGCCAGTCTCAAGGCCTTGCTGGCTCAGGGGCTGCTGCGTGAATATCAGCAGATCAAGGACAAGCTGCAGAAAAAAACGATGAAGGCAGTCTCTCTCAGCATCGGCCTTGCGGAAGCGAGGCAGGCTCTGGAGAGCTTTTCTTCCAAAGCGCAGCGTCAGAAGGAGGTCCTCTCCTATGTTGTGGACATGGAGGCCTTTCTTCCTCTATCTCTGCAGGAGGTGCTGACAGCTGTCGGTGTGACCGCCGGAACGGTGAAGGCTCTGGCAGACAAAGGCTTTATTAACATACAGGATATGGAAGTGCAGCGTGACCCTTATAAAGGCAGAAGCTTCAAGCCTACAGAGCCGCTTACGCTGACCGCTGAGCAGGAGCATGTATACTCCCGCATTGTAAGGAAGCTGGAGTCAAGAGATCATGGCGTGTTTCTGCTGCACGGGGTCACAGGCAGCGGGAAGACCGAAATCTATTTGCAGACCATTCAGCGCTGTCTAGAGCAGGAGCGGCAGGCAATCGTGCTCGTTCCTGAAATTTCACTGACCCCGCAAATGGTGGAGCGCTTCAAGGGACGGTTCGGAGATCGGGTGGCTGTAATGCACAGCCGTCTCTCCCAGGGAGAACGTTATGATGAATGGCGCAAAATCAATGAAGGACACGCTTCGGTCGTCGTTGGCGCCCGCTCGGCAGTTTTTGCTCCTTTTCAATCCCTGGGACTGATTATTATGGATGAAGAGCATGAAACCTCTTATAAACAGGAGGAAACTCCCAAATACCATGCCAGAGATGTTGCGATTCGCCGGGCGTCCCAGGCCGGTGCTGCCGTCATTCTGGGATCGGCTACGCCTTCATTGGAAAGCTATTTCGCGGCGAGATCGAAGTCCCAGGAGGATTTCGAGCCGGAGCTGCTGGAGATGCCCACCCGCGCGCTGGGGAACCGACTGCCAGAGGTCCGCATTGTCGATATGCGGGAGGAGCTCAAGGATGGCAACCGCTCCATGTTCAGCCGCTCCCTGCATGAGGCGCTCGCCGCCCGGCTGGAACGGCAGGAGCAGAGTGTGCTGCTGCTGAACCGGCGCGGCTACTCCACCTTCGTGATGTGCCGCAGCTGCGGATATGTTGCGCAGTGCGGGGAGTGTGATATTTCACTGACCTATCACCAGAAGGCCAACAATCTCCGCTGTCACTATTGCGGCTATGCCGCCCCGGCGCCGGAGGTCTGCCCTGACTGTGGCAGCGAGCATATCCGTTATTTCGGTACAGGCACCCAGCGGGTAGAAGAAGAGCTTGCGAAGCTGTTCCCCGGGATCCGCGTCATTCGGATGGACGTGGACACCACGACCGAGAAGGGCTCTCACGAGAAGCTGCTGAAGCAGTTTCGGGAGAAAAAAGGGGATGTGCTGCTAGGCACCCAAATGGTGGCGAAGGGTCTGGATTTTCCGGATGTCACCCTGGTCGGGGTCATTACGGCAGATTCGGCATTGAATCTTCCGGATTTCCGGGCGGCCGAAAAAACCTTTCAGCTGCTGACGCAGGTAGCAGGCCGGGCGGGACGTCATCACCTCCCGGGAGAGGTGTTTATTCAATCCTATACGCCAGACCATTATTCCATTATTCATGCCAGCGGCCATGACTACCTGTCGTTTGTCAAAGATGAGCTGAAGCATCGCAAAGCGCTGCACTATCCGCCATACTGCCGGCTCATTCTCGTCACCTTATCCCATGAGCAGCTGACGGTGCTGGTCCGGGCGGCGGAGAATTATGCCGGTGATCTGAAGAACAAGGCAGACCGCCGCGGCTGGTTTGGCAGCCTGGATCGCTTTTCAGCAGAAGCGCTGGATGTGCTGGGGCCTGTCGCATCCCCGATCCCCCGGCTCAAGAATAGATACCGGTTCCAATGTATGATAAAATGGCGTGGAAACATGGACGCCGTATCGCTTGTACGCCAGGTGGCGGAGGAGCTGCAGGAGGCTGCGCGCGATCAAACCCTGCAGATCAGTATTGATGTGGATCCGCAAATGTTAATGTGA
- the rlmN gene encoding 23S rRNA (adenine(2503)-C(2))-methyltransferase RlmN has protein sequence MNPFIYDLSLEELQQWAVENGEAAFRGGQIYEWLYVKRVNSFDEMSNLSKELRRKLTEQFSFVTLNEITRFESKDGTIKFLFGLHDDHAIETVIMKHNYGNSICVTTQVGCRIGCTFCASTLGGLKRNLTAGEIVAQVVQAQKMLDPKGERVSSIVIMGSGEPFENYDATMKFLRTMIHEKGLNIGQRHITVSTSGIVPNIYQFAEENTQINLAISIHAPNDKLRSKLMPVNRRFPFEDVIESLRYYQAKTGRRITFEYALIGGMNDQVEHAEELADVIKDMNCHVNLIPVNHVPERKYVRTSRNDIFKFQRALADKGVNVTIRREQGHDIAAACGQLRAKHMELG, from the coding sequence ATGAACCCTTTTATATATGATTTATCGTTAGAGGAGCTACAGCAGTGGGCTGTAGAGAATGGAGAGGCGGCTTTTCGCGGAGGCCAGATTTATGAGTGGCTGTATGTGAAGCGGGTCAATTCCTTTGATGAGATGAGCAATTTGTCCAAGGAGCTGCGCCGCAAGCTGACCGAGCAGTTCAGCTTTGTAACCTTGAATGAGATTACGCGCTTTGAATCGAAGGACGGAACGATTAAATTCCTGTTCGGATTGCATGATGATCATGCTATTGAGACTGTAATTATGAAGCATAATTACGGCAACAGCATCTGTGTGACGACCCAGGTAGGCTGCCGGATCGGTTGCACCTTCTGCGCCTCTACGCTGGGCGGACTGAAGCGGAACCTGACTGCCGGCGAGATCGTGGCCCAGGTGGTTCAGGCCCAGAAGATGCTTGATCCTAAAGGGGAACGGGTGAGCAGCATCGTCATCATGGGCTCCGGCGAGCCGTTTGAGAACTATGATGCAACCATGAAATTTCTGCGCACGATGATCCACGAGAAGGGACTGAATATCGGACAGCGCCATATTACGGTGTCTACGAGCGGTATTGTTCCGAATATTTATCAGTTTGCAGAGGAGAACACGCAGATCAACCTGGCGATTTCGATCCATGCGCCTAACGACAAGCTCCGCTCCAAGCTGATGCCGGTTAATCGGCGCTTCCCGTTCGAGGATGTCATTGAATCACTGCGTTATTATCAAGCCAAGACAGGCCGCCGGATTACGTTCGAGTATGCGCTGATTGGCGGCATGAATGACCAGGTTGAGCACGCCGAGGAGCTGGCGGATGTCATTAAGGACATGAACTGCCACGTCAATCTGATCCCTGTCAATCACGTGCCGGAGCGCAAGTATGTGCGAACCTCGCGGAATGATATTTTTAAATTTCAGCGGGCGCTGGCAGACAAGGGTGTTAATGTGACAATTCGCCGTGAGCAAGGCCATGATATTGCGGCGGCCTGCGGGCAGCTTCGAGCCAAGCATATGGAGTTGGGGTGA
- the coaBC gene encoding bifunctional phosphopantothenoylcysteine decarboxylase/phosphopantothenate--cysteine ligase CoaBC, giving the protein MLKGKVIVLGVTGGIAAYKAAALCSKLVQKGADVHVIMTESAKQFITELTLQSLSKNPVYSDTFDERDPSVVSHIDLADKADLVLIAPATANSIAKMALGLGDDMLTTTLLATTAPIMVSPAMNVHMYTHPAVVANMNTLVSRGVGMIEPGEGLLACGYVGKGRMEEPESIVQVVERFFEERDDQQSGAVERRVAKGQGHEAVRAGRGVLSGKKVLVTAGGTVERIDPVRYITNDSSGKMGFAIAKAARDMGAEVVLIAARTDAPLPEGVTVQRVESAKDMYDRVMSEFTDSDIVIKAAAVADYRPEQEAPVKIKKNGDTLSLTLVKTDDILETLGQRKTSQLLIGFAAETDHVEAHALDKLRRKQCDLIVANDVTVAGAGFGADSNKVQIYNADGLVRDLPFMTKEEVAVQLLLLAAERIPVKEAESWK; this is encoded by the coding sequence ATGTTAAAAGGTAAGGTCATTGTGCTTGGGGTGACGGGAGGCATTGCCGCGTACAAGGCGGCGGCCTTGTGCAGCAAGCTGGTTCAGAAGGGGGCGGACGTGCATGTCATCATGACAGAGTCAGCCAAGCAGTTCATTACCGAGCTGACCCTGCAGTCGCTTTCCAAAAACCCGGTCTACAGCGATACGTTTGATGAGAGAGATCCTTCGGTCGTCTCCCATATCGATCTTGCGGATAAAGCGGATCTGGTGCTCATCGCGCCTGCCACAGCTAACAGCATCGCCAAAATGGCCCTTGGCCTAGGTGATGATATGCTGACAACAACTCTGCTGGCAACGACGGCGCCAATCATGGTGTCTCCCGCGATGAACGTGCATATGTACACCCACCCTGCGGTCGTCGCGAACATGAATACCCTGGTATCCCGCGGCGTGGGAATGATTGAGCCGGGCGAAGGGCTGCTGGCCTGCGGCTATGTCGGGAAGGGCAGGATGGAGGAGCCCGAAAGCATCGTACAGGTAGTGGAGCGCTTTTTCGAGGAGCGTGATGATCAACAGAGCGGGGCTGTTGAGAGAAGAGTGGCCAAGGGTCAGGGGCATGAGGCTGTCAGAGCAGGCCGCGGCGTCCTGTCCGGCAAAAAAGTGCTGGTCACGGCAGGCGGCACGGTAGAGCGGATCGATCCCGTCCGCTATATTACGAATGACTCCTCCGGCAAAATGGGGTTTGCTATCGCCAAAGCGGCTCGTGACATGGGGGCTGAGGTTGTACTCATAGCTGCCCGTACTGACGCGCCGCTGCCGGAGGGAGTCACCGTGCAGCGCGTGGAATCGGCGAAGGACATGTACGACAGGGTCATGTCGGAATTTACGGACAGTGACATTGTCATCAAGGCTGCGGCCGTGGCCGATTACCGGCCGGAGCAGGAGGCCCCCGTAAAGATTAAGAAGAATGGGGATACGCTCAGCCTGACACTCGTGAAGACCGACGATATTCTGGAAACGCTGGGCCAACGCAAGACCTCCCAGCTGCTCATCGGCTTTGCGGCGGAAACAGATCATGTGGAAGCTCATGCACTGGACAAGCTGCGGCGCAAGCAGTGTGATCTTATCGTTGCTAATGATGTGACCGTAGCCGGGGCAGGCTTTGGTGCCGATAGCAATAAGGTGCAGATCTATAATGCGGACGGACTGGTCCGTGACCTGCCATTCATGACCAAGGAGGAGGTTGCGGTGCAGCTGCTTCTGCTTGCGGCGGAAAGGATTCCAGTCAAGGAGGCGGAATCATGGAAGTAG
- the rsmB gene encoding 16S rRNA (cytosine(967)-C(5))-methyltransferase RsmB, with product MDVLTQVEQEQAYSNLLLNSALTQSSLDKGDTGLATELVYGTISRLNTLDYFLDRFVKKGTAKLQPWVRSLLRLSLYQIMYLDRIPEHAVVSEAVNISKKRGHQGISGMVNGVLRSVLRQKEELVVPEQLPFAQRISLQHSHPLWLVERWIEQYGEAAAESICRVNNEPPSVSVRVNTTMVSREQLLAEMEAAGLDAVPSSLSPYGIIVRSGGNMAFTEWYREGMISIQDESSMLVAEMVEPQPGMTVLDCCAAPGGKTTHMGELMKDQGEILANDLHAHKQKLIAAQAERLGLASIVPVTGNALDLPKAHEEAAFDRVLLDAPCSGLGVIRRKPDLKWTKTAEDVGAIAELQQELIQAAAKLVKPGGLLVYSTCTMEERENEGVVEGFLASRPEFEVEKDPDGFQERVREQALSRGGGVQILPQHFHSDGFYIARLRRVR from the coding sequence ATGGATGTCCTGACCCAGGTGGAGCAGGAGCAGGCGTACAGTAATCTGCTGCTGAACAGCGCCTTAACGCAGTCCTCCCTGGATAAAGGAGATACCGGTCTCGCGACAGAGCTGGTGTATGGAACGATCTCACGCCTGAACACGCTGGATTATTTCCTGGACCGCTTCGTCAAGAAGGGGACGGCCAAGCTGCAGCCCTGGGTGCGCAGCCTGCTGCGTCTTAGTCTGTATCAGATCATGTATCTGGATCGGATTCCAGAGCATGCTGTTGTCAGCGAAGCGGTGAACATTAGCAAGAAGCGGGGACACCAGGGCATCTCCGGGATGGTGAACGGGGTGCTGCGTAGTGTGCTCCGGCAAAAAGAAGAGCTGGTTGTGCCAGAGCAGTTGCCCTTTGCACAGCGCATTTCCCTGCAGCACTCCCACCCGCTGTGGCTGGTTGAGCGCTGGATAGAGCAGTACGGAGAGGCAGCCGCGGAGTCGATCTGCCGCGTGAATAACGAGCCGCCTTCCGTCAGCGTCAGAGTGAATACAACCATGGTGAGCCGGGAGCAGCTGCTGGCAGAGATGGAGGCTGCGGGCCTGGACGCTGTTCCGTCGAGTCTCAGCCCTTACGGCATTATCGTCCGCAGCGGCGGCAATATGGCCTTTACGGAGTGGTACCGGGAGGGCATGATCTCTATTCAAGACGAAAGCTCAATGCTCGTCGCGGAGATGGTAGAGCCCCAGCCGGGGATGACGGTTCTGGACTGCTGTGCAGCTCCGGGAGGCAAAACCACCCATATGGGCGAGCTGATGAAGGATCAGGGGGAGATCCTTGCGAATGACCTCCATGCCCATAAGCAGAAGCTGATCGCAGCCCAGGCGGAGCGTCTGGGTCTGGCGAGTATTGTTCCGGTGACCGGGAATGCACTGGATCTGCCAAAGGCTCATGAAGAGGCTGCATTTGATCGTGTGCTGCTGGATGCTCCCTGCTCGGGTCTGGGTGTCATTCGGCGCAAGCCGGATTTGAAGTGGACCAAGACGGCTGAGGACGTAGGCGCGATTGCCGAGCTTCAGCAGGAGCTGATCCAGGCGGCGGCGAAGCTGGTCAAGCCCGGCGGGCTGCTGGTTTACAGCACCTGTACGATGGAGGAGCGGGAGAATGAAGGCGTCGTGGAAGGCTTTCTGGCCTCCCGTCCGGAGTTTGAGGTAGAGAAGGATCCCGACGGCTTTCAGGAACGGGTTCGGGAGCAGGCTCTTTCCCGAGGCGGCGGCGTTCAGATTCTGCCGCAGCATTTTCACAGTGACGGCTTCTATATTGCAAGGCTGAGAAGAGTGCGCTAA
- the gmk gene encoding guanylate kinase has translation MSTKGLLIVLSGPSGVGKGTVCSALRTRMPELIYSVSATTRQPRLGEVDGTNYFFKDREQFLSMIEHDQLLEYAEYVGNYYGTPRDFVEETLAKGKDIILEIEVQGALKVKEKFPDGIFIFLTPPSLDELKDRIVGRGTESQAVIDHRMSVAVDELDLIRHYDYAVVNDEINQACKRIESIIIAEHCKVRA, from the coding sequence ATGTCTACAAAGGGATTGTTAATTGTACTGTCCGGTCCGTCCGGCGTAGGTAAGGGTACGGTATGCAGCGCGTTGCGCACCCGCATGCCGGAATTGATCTATTCAGTGTCTGCCACCACACGCCAGCCGAGGCTGGGTGAGGTGGATGGCACGAACTATTTTTTCAAGGACCGGGAGCAGTTTCTCTCTATGATTGAGCATGACCAGCTTCTGGAATATGCGGAATACGTGGGCAACTATTACGGTACACCGCGTGATTTCGTAGAAGAAACCCTCGCGAAGGGCAAGGATATTATTCTTGAGATTGAGGTTCAGGGTGCGCTGAAGGTGAAGGAGAAGTTCCCTGACGGCATCTTTATTTTCCTGACTCCGCCTTCACTGGATGAGCTGAAGGATCGGATTGTCGGCCGTGGTACCGAGAGCCAGGCCGTCATCGATCACCGCATGTCTGTCGCTGTAGATGAGCTGGACCTGATCCGTCACTATGACTATGCCGTAGTGAATGACGAGATCAATCAGGCCTGCAAGAGAATAGAATCTATCATTATTGCCGAGCATTGTAAGGTGAGAGCCTAG
- a CDS encoding Stp1/IreP family PP2C-type Ser/Thr phosphatase, with product MINTVHVSHVGRVRQINEDSVLVLQLGHGYTLGIVADGMGGHLAGDTASRLAVQTVAEDFKKLAADLDGEALGAVLTQAILHANEVIYREASGNERLHNMGTTIVAVLLREHRGYIGHIGDSRAYKISGNQVSLLTEDHTLVNELFKNGQITEEELASHPRKNVLIRALGTDSEVEVELRSVELGAGDVLLLCSDGLSNLVNRERMAQVIGSAELPLEDKADRLLQLALLAGGDDNITVALLQHQEEAAGNEQRGGIHDRT from the coding sequence TTGATCAATACGGTTCATGTGAGTCATGTCGGACGGGTGCGCCAGATCAATGAGGATTCGGTCCTCGTGCTGCAGCTCGGACATGGCTATACACTCGGCATTGTTGCCGACGGTATGGGGGGACACCTTGCAGGAGACACTGCCAGCAGGCTTGCGGTACAGACCGTGGCGGAGGATTTCAAGAAGCTGGCAGCTGATTTGGATGGAGAGGCATTAGGCGCAGTGCTGACACAAGCTATTCTCCATGCCAATGAGGTGATTTACCGCGAAGCTTCCGGCAATGAACGGCTGCACAATATGGGAACCACCATCGTGGCCGTTCTTCTTCGGGAGCATCGGGGCTATATTGGTCACATCGGAGACAGCAGGGCGTACAAGATTTCCGGCAATCAGGTCAGCCTGCTGACGGAGGATCATACGCTGGTCAATGAATTGTTTAAGAATGGTCAAATTACTGAAGAAGAGCTGGCTTCGCATCCGCGCAAAAATGTCCTCATTCGGGCGCTGGGTACCGACTCTGAGGTCGAGGTGGAGCTGCGGTCGGTAGAGCTGGGTGCCGGCGACGTGCTGCTTTTGTGCAGTGACGGGCTGAGTAATCTCGTGAACCGGGAGCGAATGGCCCAGGTCATCGGCTCGGCGGAGCTTCCTTTGGAGGATAAGGCGGACCGTTTGCTTCAGCTGGCTCTTCTGGCCGGAGGCGACGACAATATTACAGTCGCTTTGCTTCAGCATCAGGAGGAAGCGGCCGGCAACGAACAAAGGGGTGGAATTCATGATCGGACATGA
- the fmt gene encoding methionyl-tRNA formyltransferase, producing the protein MKIVFMGTPAFAVPSLNMLLAEGYSVVAVVTQPDRPQGRKKVLTPTPVKEAALAHGIPVLQPQRLRSPEAVAELARYEPDMIITAAYGQILPKEVLELPRLGCLNVHGSLLPKYRGGAPIQRCIINGETVTGITLMYMAEGLDTGDMIAKREVQILEQDTAGTLFEKLSQAGAELLKEQLPSLSAGKVQAEPQNEEDATYAPNLKREDEKIDWSRSALDIFNQIRGLVPFSGAFTLWDEAVFKVWSARVEAEEGRAGDVEPGTVLKLDDRGIQVQTGRGVLSLETVQPSGKKAMEAAQFIRGTSLVPGTVLR; encoded by the coding sequence ATGAAGATTGTTTTTATGGGTACCCCGGCCTTTGCTGTTCCGAGCCTGAATATGCTGCTGGCGGAAGGCTATTCCGTAGTGGCGGTCGTCACCCAGCCGGATCGACCTCAGGGGAGGAAAAAGGTGCTGACGCCCACCCCTGTAAAGGAGGCGGCGCTGGCGCACGGAATTCCCGTGCTCCAGCCGCAGCGCCTGCGCAGTCCGGAGGCCGTAGCTGAATTAGCCCGGTACGAGCCGGACATGATTATAACAGCAGCCTATGGACAGATCCTGCCCAAGGAGGTGCTGGAGCTGCCGCGTCTGGGCTGTCTGAACGTGCACGGCTCTTTGCTGCCGAAATACCGGGGCGGCGCGCCGATTCAGCGCTGTATTATCAACGGGGAGACGGTGACGGGCATTACGCTGATGTACATGGCCGAAGGACTGGACACCGGGGATATGATCGCCAAGAGAGAGGTTCAAATACTGGAGCAGGATACTGCTGGCACCCTGTTTGAGAAGCTGAGCCAGGCTGGCGCAGAGCTGTTGAAGGAACAGCTTCCGTCGCTTTCGGCCGGAAAGGTTCAGGCAGAGCCGCAGAACGAAGAAGACGCGACCTATGCTCCTAATCTGAAGCGCGAGGATGAGAAGATTGACTGGAGCCGGTCTGCGCTTGATATTTTTAATCAAATTCGGGGTCTGGTTCCCTTTTCGGGCGCTTTTACTTTATGGGATGAAGCGGTATTCAAGGTCTGGAGTGCCCGCGTTGAAGCGGAAGAAGGCAGAGCTGGGGATGTAGAGCCCGGCACAGTGCTGAAGCTTGACGACCGCGGCATCCAGGTTCAGACAGGCAGGGGTGTGCTTAGTCTGGAAACCGTTCAGCCGAGCGGCAAAAAAGCAATGGAGGCAGCCCAGTTCATCCGTGGGACAAGCCTTGTGCCAGGCACGGTGCTGCGGTGA
- the rpoZ gene encoding DNA-directed RNA polymerase subunit omega, producing MLYPSIDEMMNKVDSKYSLVVAASRRARQLREGQTTELSNPKSHKYVGVALEEIYGDLVRVEKGED from the coding sequence ATGCTTTATCCTTCCATTGATGAAATGATGAACAAAGTAGACAGCAAATACTCGCTCGTTGTCGCGGCTTCCCGCCGTGCCCGCCAGCTTCGTGAAGGACAGACTACCGAGCTGAGTAATCCGAAATCCCACAAGTATGTTGGTGTGGCGCTTGAAGAAATTTACGGAGACCTGGTTCGGGTGGAGAAGGGCGAAGATTAA
- the remA gene encoding extracellular matrix/biofilm regulator RemA, protein MAIKLINIGFGNIVSANRIISIVSPESAPIKRIIQEARDRHMLIDATYGRRTRAVIITDSDHVILSAVQPETVAHRLSSKDDDNDE, encoded by the coding sequence ATGGCCATCAAATTGATTAATATCGGCTTCGGAAACATTGTATCAGCCAACCGTATTATTTCTATCGTGAGTCCGGAGTCCGCGCCGATCAAGAGAATTATTCAGGAAGCCAGAGACCGCCACATGCTGATTGATGCTACATACGGCCGCCGTACGAGAGCCGTTATTATTACGGACAGCGATCATGTCATCCTGTCAGCCGTACAGCCGGAGACGGTGGCCCACCGATTGTCCAGTAAAGATGATGACAACGACGAATAA
- the def gene encoding peptide deformylase — MAIRIIVKEPDEVLHKVAKEVTKITPNVQKLLDDMADTMYDADGVGLAAPQVGILKRLIVVDAGDEHGLIKMINPEILERDGEQLGPEGCLSIPGWNGDVRRAEQVKVKGLDREGKELIVTATGLLSRAFQHEIDHLNGVLFTDIAERVYEFDPNQPPRRELENR; from the coding sequence ATGGCCATTCGCATTATTGTTAAAGAACCGGATGAAGTGCTGCACAAGGTCGCCAAAGAGGTGACCAAAATTACCCCGAACGTTCAGAAGCTGCTGGACGATATGGCAGATACGATGTATGATGCCGACGGGGTCGGCCTGGCTGCTCCGCAGGTAGGTATTTTGAAGCGGCTGATCGTGGTTGATGCCGGTGACGAGCACGGGCTGATCAAGATGATCAATCCCGAAATTCTGGAGCGTGACGGAGAACAGCTCGGACCTGAAGGCTGTCTCAGCATCCCCGGCTGGAACGGAGATGTTCGCCGGGCGGAGCAGGTAAAGGTTAAGGGACTGGACCGCGAAGGCAAGGAGCTGATCGTGACAGCAACAGGTTTGCTTTCCCGCGCTTTCCAGCATGAGATCGATCATTTGAATGGCGTCCTCTTTACGGATATTGCCGAGCGCGTTTATGAATTCGATCCCAATCAGCCTCCCCGGAGGGAGCTGGAGAATCGATGA